The Pseudanabaena galeata CCNP1313 genome includes a region encoding these proteins:
- a CDS encoding prepilin peptidase, whose translation MLLLESLFLQCLAIVLGGCIGSFLNVVIYRVPAGLSILHPPSRCPHCLRQLAPRDNIPIIGWFLIKGKCRYCHTPVSWRYPAIEALTAFLFWCVASSFGTSIPVIILCFYAAFLSWLLALAMIDIDTMTLPNSLTQSGLVLGLIYQISLALMNTGDRLAFPTLLLFGIGGAVLGIWLLDIMRIVGRVFLQKEAMGGGDPKLAAMIGMWLGWQNVLLTLLIASAIGTLVGMIAIFTKDLGKQQPIPFGPFLALGGAISLFFGKSILSTYLGWFGLA comes from the coding sequence TTGCTATTACTTGAATCTCTATTTTTACAATGTTTAGCGATCGTTCTTGGAGGCTGTATTGGTAGCTTCTTAAACGTGGTAATTTATCGCGTTCCAGCAGGTTTATCAATTTTACATCCGCCATCGCGTTGTCCCCATTGCCTACGGCAACTTGCGCCCCGCGATAATATTCCGATTATTGGCTGGTTTTTGATCAAAGGAAAATGTCGTTATTGTCATACACCTGTGTCATGGCGCTATCCTGCGATCGAAGCACTTACTGCTTTTCTGTTTTGGTGTGTAGCCTCATCTTTCGGAACTTCGATACCAGTCATAATTTTGTGTTTTTATGCTGCCTTTCTCAGTTGGTTGCTAGCACTTGCCATGATTGACATTGATACGATGACATTGCCTAATTCTTTAACGCAATCAGGTTTGGTATTAGGTTTAATTTATCAAATTAGTCTAGCTCTTATGAATACTGGCGATCGCCTCGCTTTTCCCACCCTGTTACTATTTGGGATCGGCGGAGCCGTCCTAGGTATATGGCTGTTAGACATTATGCGAATTGTGGGTAGAGTCTTCCTACAAAAAGAAGCGATGGGTGGTGGCGATCCGAAACTTGCGGCGATGATTGGCATGTGGTTAGGATGGCAAAATGTTTTGCTGACACTTTTGATTGCTTCGGCGATCGGTACTCTTGTTGGAATGATTGCCATATTTACTAAAGATTTAGGCAAACAACAGCCAATTCCCTTTGGACCATTTTTAGCCTTGGGCGGCGCGATTTCACTATTTTTTGGTAAGTCAATTCTTTCAACTTATCTAGGTTGGTTTGGACTAGCTTAA
- a CDS encoding DUF4189 domain-containing protein, whose protein sequence is MSKRFWNSLAIAAAVIIPTISVGALEAVAQSFGAIARSPSTQDKGYSWNYRTRAAAENRALSECESRNAPGDCEVMVWARNACMSIAEGSNGAAGTAWATRSRQAEATARKVCRDYDGVNCKVTRTICLPR, encoded by the coding sequence GCAATCGCGGCGGCTGTTATCATCCCCACAATTTCTGTGGGAGCGCTAGAAGCTGTAGCTCAGAGCTTTGGAGCGATCGCCCGCTCTCCTTCAACTCAAGACAAAGGCTATTCTTGGAATTATCGAACTCGTGCTGCTGCTGAAAATAGAGCCTTGAGTGAATGTGAAAGTAGAAATGCTCCAGGAGATTGTGAGGTGATGGTGTGGGCTCGTAATGCTTGCATGTCCATCGCTGAGGGAAGCAATGGTGCAGCAGGGACTGCTTGGGCAACTAGAAGTAGGCAAGCGGAAGCCACTGCTCGCAAAGTTTGCCGCGATTATGATGGCGTAAATTGCAAAGTAACACGCACGATTTGTTTACCTAGATAA